In a genomic window of Nitrospirota bacterium:
- the galU gene encoding UTP--glucose-1-phosphate uridylyltransferase GalU, whose protein sequence is MSLYPVRKALFPAAGLGTRFLPATKASPKEMLPLVDKPLIQYVVEEAIASGIEEIIIITGRGKRAIEDHFDISYELENLLKEKGKKKLLAEVKKISNMLNICYVRQKEALGLGHAILCAKNMVRDEPFAVLLGDDIIDSSVPAIKQMLDIYNKYGASVIAVQEVDRSQVSNYGIIKAVPVADGVYKINDMVEKPGKEDAPSNLAIIGRYILTPEIIGLLEKTEPGKGKEIQLTDALRKLAKTRPVYGYKFKGNRYDAGDKLGFLKATVEIGLKNKEFGESFREYLKALKF, encoded by the coding sequence CGGCGACAAAGGCATCTCCGAAGGAGATGTTGCCCCTTGTTGACAAGCCGTTGATCCAGTATGTTGTTGAAGAGGCAATAGCTTCCGGTATAGAAGAGATTATTATAATTACAGGTCGCGGGAAGCGTGCCATCGAAGACCATTTCGATATATCTTATGAACTTGAGAACCTTCTTAAAGAGAAGGGGAAAAAGAAGTTGCTGGCAGAAGTGAAAAAAATTTCGAACATGCTGAATATCTGCTACGTCCGTCAGAAAGAGGCATTAGGTCTTGGACATGCCATCCTGTGTGCTAAAAATATGGTCAGGGATGAACCTTTCGCAGTTCTTCTGGGTGATGACATAATAGATTCCAGCGTACCGGCAATTAAACAGATGCTGGATATATACAACAAGTACGGAGCAAGCGTCATCGCAGTCCAGGAAGTTGATAGAAGTCAGGTATCTAATTATGGTATAATAAAGGCCGTGCCTGTGGCAGACGGTGTATACAAGATAAATGATATGGTGGAAAAACCGGGTAAAGAAGACGCCCCATCCAATCTTGCCATAATTGGCAGATACATTCTTACACCGGAGATAATCGGCCTGCTCGAAAAAACAGAACCAGGAAAGGGTAAGGAAATCCAGCTTACTGATGCACTCAGGAAGCTGGCGAAAACGAGGCCTGTGTACGGGTATAAATTTAAAGGCAATAGATATGATGCAGGGGACAAGTTGGGTTTCCTCAAGGCTACAGTTGAGATAGGACTGAAGAATAAGGAATTTGGCGAGAGTTTCAGGGAATACCTAAAGGCACTGAAGTTTTAA